The Planktothrix agardhii NIES-204 genomic interval GTTCCGTGGAAAAAACCTGTGCGGAAATTGCGCGATATAGTGAAAGAGATGCGAAAAAATATAAGGAATTTGTTGAATATTGGCAACGAATAATGAGTGCGGTTAGTCCTTTATTTAATGCTCCTCCGACTTCAATTATTGATATTGCTAAAAATTTTGATCGGGATTCTTTTCTGGATTTATTAGCAGTATTAGGAGGAAAGGATAAAATCTTGGATTTTGTCAGAACTATGTTAATTAGTCCAGAGGATTTAATTAATGAATGGTTTGATACGGAAATTGTTAAAGCACCTCTGGCTAGATTAGCCTCGGAAATTGGCGCTCCTCCCTCTCAAAAAGGGATTTCTGTGGGTGCTAGTATGTTAGCCATGCGCCATGAACCAGGGATGTCTCGCCCTCGGGGTGGCACAGGAGCGTTAACTCAATCTTTGGTAAATTTAGTTAAACATTTAGGAGGAGTTATTTTAACAGAAACTCCGGTGCAAAAAATATTAATTGATGATGGTCGGGTGGTTGGGGTTAGGGTTTCAGAACATCAAGAATATCGTGCTAAACGGGGTGTAATTTCTAATATTGATGCTCGACGTTTATTTTTACAATGTGTTGACCCGACGGATATTGATGCGGCAGATCCGAATTTAAGAGAACGATTAGAACGAAAAATTATTAATAATAATGAGACTATTCTTAAAATTGATTGTGCGTTGTCGGAACCCTTACGATTTGATGGCTATAATCATCAAGATAGCTATTTAATTGGCTCGGTTTTAATTGCAGATTCCGTAAATCATGTTGAAAAAGCCCATAATTTATGTACAGTTGGTGAAATTCCTGATCAAGATCCTTCGGTTTATTTAGTTGTGCCAACGGTTTTAGATCCTTCGATGGCTCCTGAAGGAAAACACACTTTATGGATTGAATTTTTTGCCCCCTATCAAATAGCAGGAGCCGAAGGAACGGGGTTAAATGGAACCGGATGGACGGATGAGTTAAAATATAAAGTAGCGGATCGGGTGTTGGATAAAATTGCTGAATACGCTCCTAATATTAAGCATTCAGTTTTAGCCCGTCGGGTGGAAAGTCCGGCGGAATTAGGAGAACGTTTAGGATCTTATAAAGGGAATTGCTATCATATTGATATGACCTTAGATCAAATGATTTTTTTCCGTCCCCTACCTGAATTAGCTAATTATACTACCCCAATTCAAGGTTTATTTTTAACGGGTGCAGGAACTCATCCAGGGGGATCAATTTCTGGGATGCCTGGTCGTAATTGTGCTCGTGCATTTATCCAGGCTCAAAAACCTCTTAATCAAGTTTTAAAGCAGACTCAAAATACTCTCAAGTCTGTCTGGAGTCGATTAAGGTAAAGCCATTATCTGAAGAATTGAGACATCAACAAGATGACTAAATTAATATTTTTGATTCCTGTTCCCAATTCCCTGCTATAACAGAAGTATAGTTAGCAACCCATAACCACAAATGTCATGAAGCCACCTGAAACCAGTGCCAATTCTATATTAATGAGTACCCGGGAATTATTGGATCGTTATGCTGCTGGAAAACGGGGTTTTATTGGTGTGAATTTACAATGTGCTGATTTAAGGGGGGCTGTATTAAAAGGGATTTTATTGTGGCAAGCTAATCTCAAGTCCGCTAATTTAAGTGGGGCTGATTTAAGTAATGCCCATTTATTTGCTAACTTAATTCAAACGAATTTAAGTGGCGCTGACCTATCGAGTGCCAAATTGATTTATGCAGATTTAAGAAAGGCGGATTTAACCCGTGCTAAGTTATTCAAAACTAATTTGAAAGGGGCGGATTTAAGGGGGGCGGATTTAAGAGGGGCTAAGTTAATTTATACTAATTTGGATGGAGCTAATTTAAAAGGTGCTAATTTAAAAGGGGTAATTTTATTTGCTGTTAATTTGAATCAAGCGAATTTAGTGGGAACTGATTTGAGCGAAACTACACTAATTAAAACTGATACTAGGTATACAATTTTATCGGAATCTGAGGAAAATCAAGATATAAAATATTAAAGTTGTGAAACTGTCCTAAATATCTGTTAAGTAGTTGCACAAAATAAATTACCTAGTTGAGAGAGGGAACAGCCACCCTAGCCCCCCGTGCACGGGGGGCTAGGGGGGAGGGAACAGGGTAGAGGATGTGTAATTAATTTTGTTTAGGTACTTATAATATTTTTAAGTTTAAAATAGTTTCTAAGGTTAATTGTAGATTGGTTTTAAGTTGGTTTTGTGAATGGCGATCGCTTAAATAATCCAGATGTTTATGTGCTCCTGTGGAAATTTTAAATAAGCGGTTTTCCTGCTGTATTTTTGTAAAGAATGTAGGAATATGACCTCGATTTAGTAATAATATTTCAGCTAATTTAGAATAGTTACATTTTCATTGGGCAAACTCAAGAAACCCGGTTTTTTCCGAGGGACTTTTAGGGATTTCCATCAGCTTACCTGCCTAGCTCTACAAGAAGGAGAATGTCAATGCTAAGATTAAAGAATTGTTGAATTAGGGATTTAGGCTCATTGCAGCTTAAACTATTGTGATAGGACAGGTCTATCTTATTGATTCTATCAAGGGTAAAGAATTTGAGGGTGCAGCTATCTTACCCGAAGTCAAAAATTGAGTTCTACCAGCCATTAATCAACTATGTCAGGTGTACGAGTCGGGTTACTGCATTCTCTAAGTGGAGCGATGGCCTATAGGGAAAGACCATTGCTAGAAACTGAATTAATGACCATTGCCCAAATTAATGATCAGGGGGGGGTTTTAGGGCAAATCATTGAACCCGTTATTGAAGATGGTGCTTCAGACTGCTTCACCTTTGAACAAAAAGCCCAAAAATTAATTCAACAGGATGGTGTCACGACCCTTTTTGGCTGTTGGACGACTGCAAGTCGTCACGCCGTTAGACCGGTGCTTGAAGCCTTTAATGCTCAACTTTGGTATCCGGCTTCCTACGAAGGGTTAGAAAATTGTAGCCAAATTTTCTACACAGGATTTTGTGCGAATCAGCAAGTAGAATTAACTATTAATTGGTTATTGCGAAACCAGAAAACTCGATGTTATTTATTGGGTTGGGATCAGGTGTTTTCCTATACCCTAAATAAACTGATGAAAGTCCACCTCAAACATTATGGTGGGGAGGTAGTTGGAGAAGCATATCTTCCATCTTCAACAATGGATTTTGAAGCGATTATTACTCGGATTCGACAGGCACAACCGGATATTATTATTAATACTCTCAGAGGCGATCGCAATTTAAGTTTTTATCGCCAATTTTATGAAAGTGGAATTAAGGCTTCTGATTTACCAATTTTAGCAACCTCTCTCTCGGAATCTGAAGTACAAAAACTTCAAGAGGCTGCCGTTGGTCACTTCAGTTGTTTTCATTATTTTCAAAGTTTAAATACCCCAGAAAATCATCAATTTGTTCAAGTATTTAAACGCTTTTATGGAGAAGAACGGGTTATTAATAACTCTATGGCAACCGCCCATACTCAAATTTATCTCTGGAAACAAGCCGTTGAATTAGCTGAATCTTTTGATGTAGAACGGGTGAAAATTGCAGCCTATGGACAGTGTTTTGTGTCTCCTGGAGGGTTAGTCCGTCTAGAACCAAATCATCATGTTGCTAAGGTTTGTCGCATTGGTCAGGTATTACCAAATCAGGAATTTGAGGTTTTATATACCAGTGAAAAACTGATTAAACCTTTGCCTTGGTTGGGGTTTAATGAAGATAATTTTAATGCCTCTGGTATTGTTTTTGAGTTGTTATCTGAAGTGAGTCAAGGCATTGAAAGAGCCGAACAATTGGAACAAAAATCGATTGAACTGGAAGCAACAAAGGCACAACTCCAGCAGGAAATTGAAACTCGCAAACAGTTTGAATTAGCACTTCAAAAAGCTAATGAACAATTAGAAAAAAAGGTAGCAGAACGCACCGCTGCATTAAAAGAATCAAATGATAATTTAGTCCAAGAAATTGTCCAGCATCAACGATCAGAAAATGCTCTTCGCATGGCTACAGATCAACTACAAACGGTCTTAGAAGCAGTTCCGGGAACGGTTTCTTGGATTGACTCAGATTTGTGTTATATCGAAGTGAATCAACGATTAGCCAATATGCTTAACCTTCCTAGGGAGCGTTTTATCGGTCAACATATTGGATTTTTAGGAACCAGTTCGGAATTCCAAGATTTTGTTCAAGATTTATTTGATAGTCCTGAAATTGACGCCTATCGAGAAGTCAGAAATCAGGTGAATGGGGAATGGCGACACTATTTAATTGTGGCCCAAAAATATAATTATAATCGAGCAGCTTTTGTAGTCGGAATTGATATCACCGAACGCAAACAAGCTGAAGAATCTTTAAGAAATGCTAAAAATCAACTACAAACGGTCTTAGAAGCAGTTCCGGGAACGGTTTCTTGGATTGACTCAGATTTGTGTTATATCGAAGTGAATCAACGATTAGCCAATATGCTTAACCTTCCTAGGGAGCGTTTTGTCGGTCAACATATTGGATTTTTAGGAACCAGTTCGGAATTCCAAGATTTTGTTCAAGATTTATTTAATAGTCCTGAAATTGACGCCTATCGAGAAGTCAGAAATCAGGTGAATGGAGAATGGCGACACTATTTAATTGTGGCTCAAAAATACAATCATAATCAGGCGGCTTTTGTGGTCGGAATTGACATTACTGATCGCAAACAGGCTGAAGAATCTTTGAGAAATGCTAAGAATCAATTGCAAACAGTATTAGAAGCGGTTCCGGGGACAGTTTCTTGGATTAATTCAGACCTACGTTATATCGAAGTTAATCAACGGTTGGCAGATATGTTTGGGATGCCAAGGGAAACTTTTATTGATCAACATATTGGTTTTTTAGGCAATCATTCGGGGTTTACTCAATTCATCGAGGATTTATTTAATAGTTACGCTATTGATGCCTTTCAAGAGGTAGCATTTTTCCTGCATAACAAGTTACGATATTATTTAATTGTGGCTCAAAAATATAATGATAATCAAGCGGCCTTTGTGGTCGGAATTGATATTACAGAACGCCGGGAAGCTGAAGCAGCACTAAGATTAAGCCAAGACCAATTAGAAGCGGTATTAGATGTGGTTCCAGGTACGGTTTCTTGGATTAGTTCGGATTTACGTTATTTGGGAGTCAATCGTTATTTGGCATCAACTTTTGACCTCCAACCTGAAGATTTTGTTAATCAAGATATTGGGTTTTTGAAAGCTAGTTTTGAGTTTAATGATTTTGTCCGAAACTTTTTTGATTATCCCGAAAAAGACTCCTATCAAGAAGTCATGTCTGTAATTCAAGGCAAACCTCGGAATTATTTAATTGTTGCCCATAAATATAATCAAAATCAAGCCGCTTTCTTTGTGGGAATCGATATTACCGAACGGAAACAAGCGGAAGAAGCGTTAAAACAAGCTGAAGCTAACTATAGGAGTATTTTTGAGAATGCGGTTGAAGGCATATTTCAAACCACACCCACGGGGATTTATTTAAGTGCAAATCCAGCTTTAGCTCGAATTTACGGTTATCAATCTCCTGAAGAATTAATCCAGAATATAACCAATATTCAAGACCAACTCTATGTTCAACCCCAACGTCGCCAACAGTTTGTTAAACTATTGGCAGAACAGGGGGCAATTGTTGGTTTTGAATCTCAAATCCGACGCTTAGACGGACAGTTAACTTGGATTTCAGAAAATGCTTTTGCTGTCCGAGATGAAGCTGGAAACCTACTCCATTATGAAGGAACCGTTGAAGATATTAACGAGCGCAAACAAGCAGAAGCCGCCCTACAAAGGGCAATGGAACAGTTAGAAATTCGGGTAGAAGAACGCACTGCCGCCCTCCGAGAAGCCAATCATCAATTAGTTCGAGAAGTTGCCGAAAGAACCAGGATTGAAAATGCCTTACGAGAGTCGGAAGCTGAATTGAGAGCTTTATTTGCTGCGATGACAGATGTAATTACAGTGTTTGATTCAGAAGGAAGATATAAAAAGATTGTCACCACAAATTCAGAGGTTTTATATAGTCCCACGGAAGAACTACTTGGGAAAACTGTGTTTGAAGTTTTTCCAGCTAGTCATGCCACTTTATTTTATAATCAAATTCAAGAAGTATTAAACACAAAGCAAACTTTAAATATTGAATATAGTTTAGTTTCTGCTGAATATAAACCCGGACATCCTGGAACTAATTCATCCCCTTTAAATCCTGGAGATGAAGTTTGGTTTGCAGCAATGGTGTCTCCCATGCCGGATAATTGTGTGATTTGGGTGGCAAGAAATACAACGGAAAGACGTCGGGTTTTAGAAGCATTACAAGCCGAACGGGAAAAATCAGAACGGTTATTATTAAATATTCTCCCTCCTTCCATTGCCGAACAATTAAAACAGAATCAGCATTCTATTGCCGAGCGCTTTGAACAAGCTACGATTATGTTTGCAGATATTGTTGATTTTACCGGATTTTCTGCTCGCATTTCTCCCTCAGAATTAGTCAATTTCCTGAATCAAGTTTTCTCCGCTTTTGATGAATTAGCCGAAAAACATCATTTAGAAAAAATTAAAACCATTGGAGATTCCTACATGGTGGCGGGCGGTTTACCCACTCCTCGCCATGACCACGTGGAAGCGATGGCAGAAATGGCTTTAGATATGCAGGCAGAAATTCGCCGATTTCAAGGACAAATGGGTCAATCTTGTAATTTAAGAATTGGAATTAATACCGGGCCAGTGGTGGCGGGTGTAATTGGCACGAAAAAATTTATCTATGATTTATGGGGAGACGCCGTTAATATTGCTTCTCGGATGGAATCCCAAGGAGAAGTGGGTAAAATCCAAGTTACAGCCACTACTAAAAACCTTTTAAATGGTAAATATGACTTTGAAGAACGGGGTTTAATTGATGTTAAAGGTCGAGGAGAAATGCTCACCTATTGGTTAACTAAACGCCGATTGGTATAATATAGCAACCGCTAAGGCAGATTACTCGGCGGTTGAAACCGCCGAAAATTTCAATCTTTTTCCGTATTTCCACCTTTAATCCATCCCGTGCGATCTCTATCAGTCAAAACCCGCACTTTTTGCCATTGTTTATCATCACTTTCTCCCAGGACAACCACTTTTTCTTGATAGGCAATCCCACCAATTCGGTTAGCCTCGGTACTGGGAGTATCGCGTAAAATCAAACCGATAGGCTGGGTCACAATCGCCCGATAAGCCCCTGGTTCAAGCTTTTCTGCTTCGGGAGTTGGGATCGGGGTTGGCGTGACCGCGGCTTGGGGAGTAACGGGCTTTGCTGTTATTTTTGGTTGGGGGTTATCATTGGGAAAAGTCGGACGTTCTGGAAGTTCTGATAAACGGGCTGCGAAATATAAAGCTGTAGCGACCGTTGCACCCGCTAAAATTAAAATTGCCAGAAAAAAACCAACAATAAATTTAAAAACACCATAAAGATTCATAGTTTTGGGAATAGTTCTATACATAGGTTTTAAACCCCGATCTAAAGATACCTACTATACCATTAACCGGATAAGCGACGATTTAAACTACCCTGTCGAGAAGCTAAACGGGCTTTCCCGGCCCCCGCCCAATTTTGCAGAAACTCAATTTGTTCTTTAGCAGTTTTGGCTAAGGGGACAATTTGACTCGCTGCTTCTAAAATATCATCGGTGACGAAATCTCGGTTTTGACTAAAGCCAATGTGCATCGCTTCAATTAAAGTTTGTTCAATTTCTGCCCCAGAAAAATCCGGGGTTTCATAGGCTAATCGTTCTATATCATAGTTTCTAATATTTTGGGGACGTAGTTTTGATAAATGCACTTCAAAAATGGCTTTTCGTTCTTCTTGATAGGGTAATCCCACAAAGAAAATTTCATCAAATCGTCCCTTTCTTAACATTTCCGGGGGCAAAGATTGAATATTATTGGCCGTTGCGACCACAAAAACCGGGGAGGTTTTTTCGGCTAACCAAGTAATAAATGTCCCAAATACCCGATTACTGGTTCCTGAATCTCCTCTACCATCTAATCCCGAAAAGGCTTTATCAATTTCATCAATCCATAACACACAAGGCGCTAGGGCTTCTGCTAATTGAATCATTTGTCGGGTGCGAGATTCCGATTCTCCAACCAGTCCCGCAAATAAACGCCCCACATCTAATCTTAATAATGGTAAATGCCAATGATGGGCGATCGCTTTTGCCGTTAAGGATTTTCCTGTTCCTTGGATTCCTACTAATAATAACCCTCTGGGATAGGGTAAACCATATTGTCTCGCCCGTTCTGAAAAGGCACTTCCCCGGAGTAATAACCAATCTTTTAAATTATCTAAACCCCCAATATCCGAGATATTTTCCTGGGCAGAATAAAAGTCTAAAATTTGAGTTTGACGAATGGTTTGGCGTTTTTCTTCTAATATTAATTCAATATCATCCTCTTGTAATTGTCCATGGGTGGCGATCGCCTTTGCTAAAATTCGGCGAATCCTTTCCATCGAAAGTCCTTGACAGGAACGCACCATTTCATCTAATAAACGAGGATCTAAAGGCTGTCCTGTTGTGATTAATAATCGTTCAACTTCCGTCTTAATTTCTATTAGATTGGGTAAGGGAAATTCTAAAACCGTTAAGACTTCACTCAAGTCCGAGGGAATCGCAATTTGGGGAGAAATAATTACTAAATTCTTAGGTTGAGACTTTAATTTTTTGGCTAAATTTCTTAATTTCCGCGAAATTGCAATATCTTCTAAAAATCTATGAAAGTCCCTTAGAATAAAGACAGCAGGCATCGCCTCTGGTAATTTTTCTACAAATTCTAAGGCCTGTAACGGATTGCGTTTTCCGGCTCCTAAATCATTAGGATTTCCCTGCTGATATCCTTCCACAAAATCCCAGACATAAACCCCACGGTTGCCTTGATCTTTTGCCGCCTGTTTAATTACAGTTTCGACTCGTTCTTCTTCTAAAGTCGGAATATAAATAATAGCGTAGCGCGATCGCAATAATAACTTCAATTCCTCATTGAATTTACTCATAGAAAGTGGGAGCAGGGGGAGGTAGGGGGGCAGGGGGAGCGTCCTCGCTCGCTGACTATCAAATGTTAACTATCAACACCTCTTAATTATTGTAGATTTTGCTTCAAAGATTGTAATGAAGCCCAACGTTGATCAACAATAGGCCCGGATTCGGTTGATATCGGTTGG includes:
- a CDS encoding pentapeptide repeat-containing protein, translated to MKPPETSANSILMSTRELLDRYAAGKRGFIGVNLQCADLRGAVLKGILLWQANLKSANLSGADLSNAHLFANLIQTNLSGADLSSAKLIYADLRKADLTRAKLFKTNLKGADLRGADLRGAKLIYTNLDGANLKGANLKGVILFAVNLNQANLVGTDLSETTLIKTDTRYTILSESEENQDIKY
- a CDS encoding putative ABC transporter substrate-binding protein, which produces MSGVRVGLLHSLSGAMAYRERPLLETELMTIAQINDQGGVLGQIIEPVIEDGASDCFTFEQKAQKLIQQDGVTTLFGCWTTASRHAVRPVLEAFNAQLWYPASYEGLENCSQIFYTGFCANQQVELTINWLLRNQKTRCYLLGWDQVFSYTLNKLMKVHLKHYGGEVVGEAYLPSSTMDFEAIITRIRQAQPDIIINTLRGDRNLSFYRQFYESGIKASDLPILATSLSESEVQKLQEAAVGHFSCFHYFQSLNTPENHQFVQVFKRFYGEERVINNSMATAHTQIYLWKQAVELAESFDVERVKIAAYGQCFVSPGGLVRLEPNHHVAKVCRIGQVLPNQEFEVLYTSEKLIKPLPWLGFNEDNFNASGIVFELLSEVSQGIERAEQLEQKSIELEATKAQLQQEIETRKQFELALQKANEQLEKKVAERTAALKESNDNLVQEIVQHQRSENALRMATDQLQTVLEAVPGTVSWIDSDLCYIEVNQRLANMLNLPRERFIGQHIGFLGTSSEFQDFVQDLFDSPEIDAYREVRNQVNGEWRHYLIVAQKYNYNRAAFVVGIDITERKQAEESLRNAKNQLQTVLEAVPGTVSWIDSDLCYIEVNQRLANMLNLPRERFVGQHIGFLGTSSEFQDFVQDLFNSPEIDAYREVRNQVNGEWRHYLIVAQKYNHNQAAFVVGIDITDRKQAEESLRNAKNQLQTVLEAVPGTVSWINSDLRYIEVNQRLADMFGMPRETFIDQHIGFLGNHSGFTQFIEDLFNSYAIDAFQEVAFFLHNKLRYYLIVAQKYNDNQAAFVVGIDITERREAEAALRLSQDQLEAVLDVVPGTVSWISSDLRYLGVNRYLASTFDLQPEDFVNQDIGFLKASFEFNDFVRNFFDYPEKDSYQEVMSVIQGKPRNYLIVAHKYNQNQAAFFVGIDITERKQAEEALKQAEANYRSIFENAVEGIFQTTPTGIYLSANPALARIYGYQSPEELIQNITNIQDQLYVQPQRRQQFVKLLAEQGAIVGFESQIRRLDGQLTWISENAFAVRDEAGNLLHYEGTVEDINERKQAEAALQRAMEQLEIRVEERTAALREANHQLVREVAERTRIENALRESEAELRALFAAMTDVITVFDSEGRYKKIVTTNSEVLYSPTEELLGKTVFEVFPASHATLFYNQIQEVLNTKQTLNIEYSLVSAEYKPGHPGTNSSPLNPGDEVWFAAMVSPMPDNCVIWVARNTTERRRVLEALQAEREKSERLLLNILPPSIAEQLKQNQHSIAERFEQATIMFADIVDFTGFSARISPSELVNFLNQVFSAFDELAEKHHLEKIKTIGDSYMVAGGLPTPRHDHVEAMAEMALDMQAEIRRFQGQMGQSCNLRIGINTGPVVAGVIGTKKFIYDLWGDAVNIASRMESQGEVGKIQVTATTKNLLNGKYDFEERGLIDVKGRGEMLTYWLTKRRLV
- a CDS encoding FAD dependent oxidoreductase, yielding MSTYDVIIIGAGHNGLVCAAYLLKAGYSVLLLEKRSVPGGAATTEEVMAEDAPGFKFNLCAIDHEFIHLGPVVQELELTKYGLDYLYCDPVVFCPHPDGRYFLAHRSVEKTCAEIARYSERDAKKYKEFVEYWQRIMSAVSPLFNAPPTSIIDIAKNFDRDSFLDLLAVLGGKDKILDFVRTMLISPEDLINEWFDTEIVKAPLARLASEIGAPPSQKGISVGASMLAMRHEPGMSRPRGGTGALTQSLVNLVKHLGGVILTETPVQKILIDDGRVVGVRVSEHQEYRAKRGVISNIDARRLFLQCVDPTDIDAADPNLRERLERKIINNNETILKIDCALSEPLRFDGYNHQDSYLIGSVLIADSVNHVEKAHNLCTVGEIPDQDPSVYLVVPTVLDPSMAPEGKHTLWIEFFAPYQIAGAEGTGLNGTGWTDELKYKVADRVLDKIAEYAPNIKHSVLARRVESPAELGERLGSYKGNCYHIDMTLDQMIFFRPLPELANYTTPIQGLFLTGAGTHPGGSISGMPGRNCARAFIQAQKPLNQVLKQTQNTLKSVWSRLR